The Pseudomonadota bacterium genome has a window encoding:
- a CDS encoding type II toxin-antitoxin system RelE/ParE family toxin, whose amino-acid sequence MSSRSKFTLEITSRAMDDLESIAIYTVRQWGEEQSVKYTRQIWAALQAIQAKPNSGRERYGVPKVIRGRKSGSHVIFYRCEGQTIYIMRILHESMDHGRHL is encoded by the coding sequence ATGTCCTCCCGCAGTAAGTTCACATTGGAAATTACCAGCCGCGCTATGGACGATCTTGAGTCCATAGCGATCTATACTGTGCGGCAATGGGGCGAAGAGCAGAGCGTAAAATACACACGCCAGATTTGGGCGGCCTTGCAAGCCATCCAAGCCAAGCCGAACAGCGGACGGGAGCGCTACGGTGTTCCCAAAGTGATTAGAGGCCGAAAATCAGGCTCGCATGTGATCTTCTATCGCTGCGAAGGTCAGACGATCTACATCATGCGTATCCTGCATGAGAGCATGGACCATGGACGGCATTTGTGA
- a CDS encoding uracil phosphoribosyltransferase, which translates to MSANVRISKNPLTKHFLTLMRDRGCPGGQFRFYLNRIAYNLTYEMFSDPVVGFPHVIDVEGQTPLNNRKQGRFQGKFIESEKIALFSVMRSGMSMGSTMHEFLPSAVIGHAGFDRDKGYKKIYDALPKELDDHFVILYDSDIVTGRSVLAFLDLIAKKYRSFDFSRLVLVTVVVSKPASEKLGSRYPGLQIYCAAQDEKITPDEQHCIPGLGNIKQRIFGPYSIDFED; encoded by the coding sequence ATGAGTGCTAATGTACGGATTTCGAAAAACCCGCTCACAAAGCATTTTTTGACGCTGATGCGTGATCGAGGATGCCCTGGCGGGCAATTTCGATTCTATCTAAATCGCATTGCTTACAATCTAACCTACGAAATGTTTTCCGACCCAGTAGTCGGTTTCCCCCACGTCATAGATGTCGAAGGGCAAACCCCGCTAAACAACCGCAAGCAAGGCAGATTCCAAGGCAAATTTATTGAAAGTGAAAAGATTGCCCTCTTTTCCGTGATGCGAAGCGGAATGAGTATGGGGTCAACTATGCATGAATTTTTACCGAGTGCAGTAATTGGTCACGCCGGTTTTGATCGTGATAAGGGCTACAAGAAAATCTACGATGCTCTGCCTAAAGAGCTCGATGATCATTTCGTTATTCTGTACGATTCTGACATAGTCACCGGGCGGAGTGTTCTCGCGTTTCTTGATCTTATCGCCAAAAAATATCGGTCTTTTGACTTCTCGCGCTTGGTTTTGGTGACTGTGGTTGTTTCGAAACCTGCTTCGGAAAAGTTGGGTTCTCGTTACCCCGGCCTCCAAATCTATTGCGCCGCGCAAGATGAAAAGATTACACCCGATGAGCAGCACTGCATCCCAGGTTTAGGCAACATTAAGCAGCGCATTTTTGGCCCTTATTCTATTGATTTCGAGGACTAA
- a CDS encoding cupin domain-containing protein, producing MPRLDQHFVHLGLGAKAVVEPEFTGMNWYAGYAERHDSADGSEGRLVSMYRFDSNWDAWEMHPRGDEVVICTEGAMVLIQQHADGNEERIELRAGDYAINPAGVWHTADVTDPATAIFVTAGKDTEHRPR from the coding sequence ATGCCCCGGCTCGACCAACACTTCGTCCATCTCGGCCTTGGCGCCAAGGCGGTGGTCGAGCCGGAATTTACCGGCATGAATTGGTATGCAGGCTATGCCGAGCGACACGACAGCGCGGATGGGAGCGAAGGGCGACTGGTCTCCATGTACCGCTTTGACAGCAACTGGGATGCATGGGAAATGCACCCCAGGGGTGATGAAGTGGTAATTTGTACCGAGGGTGCAATGGTGCTGATCCAGCAACATGCAGATGGCAACGAAGAGCGGATAGAATTGCGCGCTGGCGATTATGCCATTAATCCCGCTGGTGTCTGGCACACAGCCGATGTGACCGACCCGGCGACAGCCATCTTTGTTACTGCCGGCAAGGATACCGAGCACCGACCGCGATGA
- a CDS encoding recombinase family protein encodes MTQNNKQQAVIYCRISDKGQTGLGSQEHRCRQYAEAKEYEVAAVFHDKVTGEGDFMKRQAMVELLNFLDDNPQTNFVVIFDDLRRFARDTVFHLILRDEMKKRGAIRECLNYTFDDSIEGEFSETIHAAAGQLERKVIARQNRQKKIARMEAGYFAFSRPPIGYRYTKARGSNSKVLVRDEPYASIIADVLEGFASGRYASQAEVARHLEAHPRFPKHNGKVPVQKVTRLLTQPLYAAYISSEAYGVSIRDAQHEGLISKATFQKIQDRIAGRANAPARKDLNRDFPLRGAVRCSECGNHLTASWPRGKYKSYAYYLCQKKGCSQYGKSIPRAKIEGEFETVLKSLQPSKGFIKATVAAFRIYWSTRVSQDKENAAAIKTEIARADAQIDKLVNRIVEATNDRAIGALENKIGELEQRKLVLAEQAAKTDAPQPDFNESLELPLRFLANPYNIWLSGVFELKRLVIKLVFSEPLQYARESGYRTPKTAIAFSALGGNSGSFLPDLQNGALRGIYIEHSFR; translated from the coding sequence ATGACACAAAACAACAAACAACAGGCGGTGATTTACTGCCGCATTTCAGACAAAGGCCAGACAGGGTTAGGCTCTCAAGAACATCGCTGCCGCCAATATGCTGAGGCCAAGGAATATGAGGTCGCCGCAGTCTTTCACGACAAGGTCACAGGCGAAGGTGACTTTATGAAGCGCCAAGCCATGGTCGAGTTGCTGAACTTCCTTGATGACAACCCGCAGACCAACTTCGTCGTGATCTTCGATGATTTGCGGCGCTTTGCCAGAGACACGGTGTTCCATCTCATCTTACGCGATGAGATGAAAAAACGCGGCGCAATCCGCGAGTGCCTCAACTACACATTTGATGACTCCATTGAGGGAGAGTTCAGCGAAACGATCCATGCTGCAGCGGGGCAGTTGGAGCGCAAGGTCATTGCACGGCAAAATCGACAGAAGAAAATTGCTCGGATGGAGGCGGGCTACTTTGCCTTTTCTCGTCCGCCGATTGGCTACAGATACACCAAAGCCCGAGGCAGCAATAGCAAGGTGCTGGTGCGTGATGAGCCTTATGCCTCGATCATTGCCGATGTGCTCGAAGGCTTTGCCTCCGGGCGCTATGCCAGCCAAGCGGAAGTCGCGCGGCATTTAGAAGCCCATCCGCGTTTTCCAAAACACAACGGCAAGGTCCCGGTCCAAAAGGTCACAAGACTGCTCACACAACCGCTCTATGCCGCTTATATAAGCTCGGAAGCCTATGGCGTCTCGATCCGCGATGCGCAGCATGAAGGGCTCATCAGCAAGGCAACCTTCCAAAAGATACAGGACCGAATTGCAGGCCGTGCCAATGCGCCTGCCCGTAAGGACCTGAACCGGGACTTTCCCTTACGGGGTGCAGTCCGCTGCTCTGAGTGCGGCAATCATCTGACCGCGAGTTGGCCCCGTGGCAAATACAAAAGCTATGCCTATTATCTCTGTCAGAAAAAGGGCTGCTCACAATACGGCAAGTCAATCCCGCGCGCCAAGATCGAAGGAGAGTTTGAGACGGTTCTCAAGAGCCTCCAGCCGAGCAAGGGCTTTATCAAGGCTACCGTTGCCGCCTTTCGTATCTATTGGAGCACAAGGGTCTCTCAGGACAAAGAGAACGCCGCCGCAATCAAGACCGAGATTGCGCGCGCGGATGCGCAGATCGACAAGCTGGTGAACCGGATTGTTGAGGCTACCAATGATCGCGCTATCGGCGCGCTTGAAAACAAAATCGGTGAGCTGGAGCAACGCAAGCTCGTCTTGGCCGAGCAAGCGGCAAAGACGGACGCTCCACAGCCGGACTTCAATGAAAGTCTAGAACTCCCGCTGCGATTCCTCGCAAACCCTTATAATATATGGCTTTCCGGGGTGTTTGAACTCAAACGACTGGTGATCAAACTGGTGTTTTCCGAGCCGCTGCAATACGCTCGTGAGAGCGGGTATAGAACTCCCAAAACTGCCATTGCTTTCAGTGCTTTAGGCGGAAATTCAGGCTCATTTTTGCCCGATTTACAAAATGGTGCCCTTAGAGGCATCTACATTGAACACTCTTTTCGATGA
- a CDS encoding aminopeptidase P family protein, which translates to MSTHEARLSALREQMKRQELTGFIVPICDEHMSEYIGGYAQRLEWLTGFGGSAGSAVVMAEKAAIFTDGRYTIQVRDQVDGRHYDYIGTADQSVTGWLGDHARKGDVIGYDAWLHTRSFVKAMEKALAKQGAKAVAVDSNPIDAVWADQPQRSAAPMVVHAQEFAGKSAEEKRQDVADWLEKEGHDAVIVSALDSVAWLFNVRGDDVLHTPVALSYALVHRDGSADLFVAPEKLTDDVRAHLGNKVAVHDYAAFPSALANLADKSVAADPERAVAAIFQTLDDAGAKISEKRDPTVLAKAIKNAVEVAGHRAAQARDGAALSRFLHWFSVEAPRGGQDELSVAARLQQFREETGALKDLSFDTISGASSNGAICHYRVSEETNLPITMNSLYLVDSGGQYLDGTTDVTRTMAVGEPTAEMRKRFTQVLQGHIALASAVFPRGTTGGQLDALARQYLWADGVDYAHGTGHGVGSYLGVHEGPQRIASFGGMSEPLKPGMICSNEPGYYKTDEYGIRIENLVLVEERIIDGAEQAMLGFDTLTFAPIDRNLIDPVMLSNAQLGWLNRYHEKVMAIVGPQLEGDALEWLKAACAPLANDP; encoded by the coding sequence ATGTCCACCCATGAAGCACGGCTGAGCGCACTGCGCGAACAGATGAAACGTCAGGAGCTGACTGGCTTCATCGTGCCGATCTGCGATGAGCACATGTCCGAATATATTGGCGGCTATGCCCAGCGGCTCGAATGGCTGACCGGCTTTGGCGGCTCTGCGGGCAGCGCGGTGGTGATGGCGGAGAAGGCGGCGATCTTCACCGATGGCCGTTACACTATCCAGGTACGCGATCAGGTCGATGGCCGTCATTATGACTATATCGGCACCGCCGATCAGTCGGTGACCGGCTGGCTCGGCGATCATGCCCGCAAGGGCGATGTTATCGGCTATGATGCCTGGCTGCACACCCGCTCCTTCGTCAAGGCGATGGAAAAGGCGTTGGCGAAACAGGGTGCAAAGGCGGTTGCTGTCGACAGCAACCCGATCGATGCGGTCTGGGCCGATCAGCCTCAGCGCTCTGCCGCACCGATGGTGGTGCACGCGCAAGAATTCGCCGGCAAGTCGGCCGAAGAGAAGCGCCAGGATGTCGCCGACTGGCTGGAGAAAGAGGGCCATGACGCGGTGATCGTCTCGGCGCTCGATTCGGTGGCGTGGCTGTTCAATGTGCGCGGTGATGATGTGCTGCACACACCGGTGGCGCTGAGCTATGCGCTGGTGCATCGCGACGGCAGTGCCGATCTCTTTGTCGCACCGGAAAAACTCACCGATGATGTGCGCGCGCATCTGGGCAACAAAGTCGCCGTGCATGATTATGCGGCTTTCCCCTCGGCCTTGGCTAACCTCGCGGACAAATCGGTCGCGGCGGACCCCGAGCGTGCCGTAGCCGCGATTTTCCAGACACTCGATGATGCCGGCGCGAAGATCAGCGAGAAGCGCGACCCTACCGTGCTCGCCAAGGCGATCAAAAACGCTGTCGAGGTCGCCGGGCACCGCGCCGCACAGGCGCGCGATGGCGCCGCACTCAGCCGGTTTCTGCATTGGTTCTCGGTTGAAGCCCCCAGGGGCGGGCAGGATGAACTGTCGGTCGCGGCGAGGCTGCAGCAATTTCGTGAAGAGACCGGTGCGCTCAAGGATTTGAGCTTCGACACCATTTCCGGTGCATCCTCCAATGGCGCCATCTGCCATTATCGGGTGTCGGAAGAAACCAATCTGCCGATCACGATGAACAGCCTCTATCTGGTCGATTCGGGCGGGCAATATCTCGACGGCACCACCGATGTCACCCGCACCATGGCGGTGGGCGAGCCGACAGCCGAAATGCGCAAACGCTTCACCCAGGTGCTGCAGGGGCATATCGCGCTGGCCTCAGCGGTTTTCCCCAGGGGCACGACCGGCGGCCAGCTTGATGCCCTGGCGCGACAATATCTCTGGGCCGATGGCGTCGATTATGCCCATGGCACCGGCCATGGCGTCGGCAGCTATCTCGGTGTGCATGAGGGGCCGCAGCGCATCGCCAGCTTTGGCGGCATGAGCGAGCCGCTCAAGCCCGGCATGATCTGCTCCAATGAGCCCGGCTATTACAAGACGGATGAATATGGCATCCGCATCGAGAATTTGGTGCTGGTCGAAGAACGCATCATCGACGGCGCAGAGCAGGCGATGCTCGGTTTCGACACGCTGACCTTCGCGCCGATTGACCGCAATCTGATCGACCCGGTGATGCTCAGCAATGCCCAGCTTGGCTGGCTCAACCGCTATCATGAAAAGGTTATGGCGATTGTCGGGCCGCAGCTCGAAGGTGATGCGCTGGAGTGGCTCAAGGCGGCCTGTGCGCCACTCGCCAATGATCCTTGA
- a CDS encoding relaxase, with the protein MILVGNSRGGARNLADHLMKKENDHVTVHELRGFASDNLHGCLNEAYAVSRGTKCKQFLYSLSLNPPPQEQVSTPDFESAIDRAEERLGLSGQPRAIVFHEKDGRRHAHAVWSRIDTDTMTAKQMSYDRMKMQEVSRELYREHGWRMPEGLADRTKSDPRNYTLADWQQAKRHERDPQQVIDAISDSWSISDSRTAFDHALKERGLYLARGDKRPFVAVDTDGEIHSITRKAGIKRKEAEQRLGDPQDLQSVEQAKDQMAQDMSQMLGRLYNEQADQTRLSKERYEKAKAAEIERQRRERAVFDQRQQERQLREQAERQERFRRGLLGLWDRLSGKHKQLTEQNRIETEAARKRDQGERDRLIEQQLEQRRAIQQQAQSRQQEIGQQTEELQTDRERFIAMRRQQSIQKQQMIRNFNLER; encoded by the coding sequence ATGATCCTTGTCGGCAATAGCCGGGGCGGTGCGCGCAATCTGGCCGATCATCTTATGAAGAAAGAGAATGATCATGTAACGGTGCATGAGCTGCGCGGCTTTGCCTCGGATAATCTACATGGCTGTCTCAACGAAGCCTATGCGGTCTCTCGCGGCACCAAGTGCAAACAGTTTCTCTATTCACTCTCGCTCAATCCCCCGCCGCAGGAACAGGTCAGCACGCCGGACTTTGAATCGGCTATTGACCGGGCAGAGGAGCGCTTAGGATTATCAGGCCAGCCCCGCGCCATTGTCTTTCATGAGAAAGATGGCAGGCGTCACGCTCATGCTGTGTGGTCACGGATCGATACCGACACCATGACGGCCAAACAAATGTCCTATGACCGAATGAAGATGCAGGAGGTCAGCCGGGAGCTTTACCGTGAACACGGGTGGAGAATGCCCGAAGGATTAGCCGACAGGACAAAAAGCGATCCCCGCAATTACACCCTTGCCGACTGGCAGCAGGCCAAGCGCCATGAGCGCGACCCACAACAGGTCATTGATGCTATATCGGACTCATGGAGCATATCGGACAGTAGGACAGCCTTTGATCATGCGTTGAAAGAGCGCGGGCTTTATCTCGCCAGAGGAGACAAACGCCCCTTTGTCGCGGTTGATACGGACGGTGAAATCCACTCCATCACCCGCAAGGCCGGGATCAAAAGGAAAGAAGCCGAGCAAAGACTTGGCGATCCCCAAGACCTGCAAAGTGTTGAGCAGGCCAAAGATCAAATGGCGCAGGATATGAGCCAAATGCTGGGGCGGCTCTATAATGAACAAGCCGATCAGACCCGGCTTAGTAAGGAGCGATACGAAAAGGCCAAGGCCGCAGAGATCGAACGCCAGCGGCGCGAACGTGCGGTTTTTGATCAGCGCCAGCAGGAGCGACAATTACGCGAACAGGCAGAACGGCAGGAGCGGTTCAGACGCGGTCTGTTAGGCCTCTGGGATCGACTATCAGGTAAGCACAAGCAACTCACAGAGCAAAACCGCATTGAGACCGAAGCAGCACGAAAACGCGACCAAGGCGAACGCGACCGCCTGATAGAGCAGCAGCTTGAGCAACGGCGCGCTATTCAGCAACAAGCACAATCCCGCCAGCAGGAAATCGGACAGCAAACGGAGGAGCTACAAACCGACCGCGAACGCTTCATCGCTATGCGTAGGCAGCAATCAATTCAGAAGCAGCAAATGATACGCAACTTTAATTTGGAACGCTAA
- a CDS encoding VOC family protein, with product MIGYVTIGTNDLERGAKFYDAIARELGVGRMMDEDTFIAWGEMDGGAGIGLTKPFDGNPASVGNGVMVALQAKDPDQVKRIYDIALAEGGSDEGAPGDRGGGFYAGYFRDLDGNKLNAFCMTAPPEG from the coding sequence ATGATCGGCTATGTGACCATCGGTACCAATGACCTGGAACGCGGCGCGAAATTCTATGACGCCATCGCCAGGGAACTGGGTGTGGGGCGGATGATGGATGAAGACACATTCATCGCCTGGGGCGAGATGGATGGCGGTGCTGGCATTGGCCTGACCAAGCCTTTTGACGGCAACCCGGCCAGCGTCGGCAATGGCGTAATGGTGGCATTGCAGGCGAAAGATCCGGATCAGGTCAAGCGCATCTATGATATTGCACTGGCCGAAGGTGGCAGCGATGAGGGTGCGCCGGGGGACCGCGGCGGCGGCTTTTATGCCGGTTATTTTCGCGACCTCGATGGCAACAAGCTCAATGCTTTCTGCATGACCGCCCCGCCCGAAGGCTGA
- a CDS encoding site-specific integrase, with protein sequence MAYQETIDWQIFDETGQRKYVSESERVRFLTAADHEPPKIRALCYLLAYTGCRTSEALNLKRFHIDPERCVITFQTLKRRKLVFRTVPVPKALAQMLLSIKSVGESVLWAIHRSTAWRWIKRVMQAAEIGGPMATCKGLRHGFGIWAATRSVPPNLIQRWMGHSSATTTAIYLNAVGNEERLFAKRMWEPEKNQMKLAA encoded by the coding sequence ATGGCGTATCAGGAAACAATCGACTGGCAGATTTTTGACGAAACGGGACAGCGCAAATATGTCTCGGAAAGTGAGAGAGTGCGCTTTCTGACGGCGGCAGATCATGAGCCGCCAAAGATCAGAGCACTTTGCTATCTGCTCGCCTACACCGGGTGCCGGACCAGCGAAGCTCTAAATCTCAAACGTTTTCATATCGACCCTGAGCGCTGCGTTATCACCTTTCAGACGTTGAAGCGGCGCAAGCTGGTGTTTCGCACTGTCCCGGTGCCAAAGGCACTGGCTCAGATGCTCCTATCCATCAAATCAGTAGGCGAAAGTGTCCTTTGGGCTATCCATCGCAGCACAGCATGGCGTTGGATCAAGCGCGTGATGCAAGCAGCAGAGATCGGAGGCCCGATGGCGACCTGCAAAGGCTTGCGACATGGCTTTGGTATCTGGGCCGCAACGCGCTCTGTACCACCCAATCTTATCCAACGCTGGATGGGCCATTCCTCAGCTACAACCACCGCAATCTACCTAAACGCCGTCGGGAATGAAGAACGGCTCTTTGCTAAACGCATGTGGGAACCGGAAAAAAACCAGATGAAGCTAGCCGCATGA
- a CDS encoding thioesterase family protein encodes MIDNPGNPDPRAGFRLIHPLRVRYNEADMQGIVFNANYLVYADIGITAYFRALAMATFPDDTQPHAADFLGCFGGDCWVRHADVDFRAPARADDLLDICVRITRFGRTSFSTLTHIVRDDRLLNAIQLTQVWFDRATEEVSPVHQGFIDAVHAYEAVAPAQKLPA; translated from the coding sequence ATGATCGACAATCCCGGTAATCCCGATCCCCGCGCCGGTTTCCGGCTGATCCATCCGCTGCGTGTCCGTTATAATGAGGCAGACATGCAGGGCATTGTGTTCAATGCCAATTATCTGGTTTATGCCGATATCGGCATCACCGCCTATTTCCGGGCACTGGCCATGGCGACATTTCCCGATGATACACAGCCGCATGCGGCGGATTTTCTCGGGTGTTTTGGTGGTGATTGCTGGGTGCGCCATGCCGATGTCGATTTTCGTGCTCCGGCGCGCGCTGATGACCTGCTCGACATCTGTGTCCGCATCACCCGTTTCGGCCGCACCAGCTTCTCGACGCTGACCCATATCGTCCGTGACGATAGGCTGCTCAACGCCATTCAGCTGACCCAGGTCTGGTTCGACCGCGCGACGGAAGAGGTCTCGCCGGTGCATCAGGGATTTATCGATGCCGTCCACGCCTATGAGGCGGTTGCCCCGGCGCAGAAGCTTCCGGCTTAA
- a CDS encoding DUF5623 domain-containing protein, which yields MLNDNIRPSSIDGIKRLATQIKKANGTKHSTALDLAAKSGGFENFTHARRSIAKCTELLSGEHPLFLTRYWYESDPYRHGRETLEIRLSKPLLEICSKSELKMVRGLGGRLVAPDHIVSDVVAHSQEFARGEICKAVRALLFMEATGLKPSDDFTGAYPENDRSNKVPGSDHVTEWYDNRTGQQFHIDEPYFSAVDVEKRAAWAEQHCWHLQASKWPGIYYPYSCGFFVATDASTGYDFEALMAKIDTMPAPLTSKDWSGASAPNHDVFVSPMAKTPQDIRRAKCKGTIIAEPSRTTIPYGAFFGPQRRRPRGKMPLTEHVEAGKIIKAVLHSDAKPYSVNRRMDSVRCELENWMEIEIRHNEPDDFDFFDVYYHDPDEDGPFAKAAESSAGLIEILEELKSKLHGFYPDCAPLRTQTSKIDTAIKLTRKYIERHKLAA from the coding sequence ATGCTAAACGATAACATACGTCCGTCCTCGATTGACGGCATCAAGCGTCTTGCTACGCAAATCAAAAAAGCAAATGGCACCAAGCATTCAACCGCATTGGATCTCGCAGCAAAGTCCGGTGGGTTTGAAAACTTTACACATGCAAGGCGGTCGATAGCTAAATGCACCGAGCTGCTCTCTGGTGAACATCCCCTGTTTTTGACGCGCTACTGGTATGAAAGCGATCCATATCGCCATGGCCGCGAAACGTTAGAAATAAGATTAAGTAAGCCGCTATTGGAGATTTGTAGCAAATCAGAATTGAAAATGGTTAGAGGTTTAGGTGGTAGACTCGTGGCACCTGACCATATTGTGAGTGATGTTGTTGCCCACTCGCAAGAATTTGCCAGAGGCGAGATTTGTAAAGCGGTTAGAGCGCTTCTTTTCATGGAAGCTACAGGTTTGAAGCCATCGGACGATTTTACAGGAGCATATCCAGAAAATGATCGTAGCAACAAAGTGCCGGGTAGCGATCATGTCACTGAATGGTATGACAATAGAACAGGCCAACAGTTTCATATTGATGAGCCATATTTTTCAGCAGTGGATGTTGAGAAACGCGCAGCTTGGGCGGAACAGCATTGCTGGCATCTGCAAGCGTCGAAATGGCCGGGAATCTACTACCCTTACTCATGTGGCTTCTTCGTAGCGACCGATGCATCAACAGGTTATGATTTTGAAGCTTTGATGGCAAAAATTGACACGATGCCAGCACCTCTGACTTCAAAAGATTGGTCGGGCGCATCCGCGCCCAATCATGACGTGTTTGTCAGCCCGATGGCTAAAACACCGCAAGATATTAGGCGTGCGAAATGCAAGGGAACTATCATAGCTGAACCAAGCCGGACAACTATACCCTATGGCGCTTTCTTTGGGCCACAGAGAAGAAGGCCGCGCGGCAAAATGCCGCTGACAGAGCATGTTGAAGCTGGAAAAATAATTAAAGCAGTCCTCCATTCAGATGCAAAGCCGTATAGCGTGAACCGAAGGATGGATAGCGTTCGTTGCGAGCTGGAAAATTGGATGGAGATTGAAATCAGGCACAACGAACCTGATGATTTTGATTTCTTCGATGTTTATTATCACGATCCAGATGAAGATGGACCATTTGCGAAGGCGGCCGAAAGTTCCGCTGGTCTCATTGAAATCTTGGAAGAGCTTAAATCAAAACTGCACGGCTTTTATCCGGACTGCGCGCCACTGAGGACGCAAACCAGTAAGATTGATACTGCGATAAAGCTTACCCGAAAATATATTGAACGCCATAAGCTGGCAGCATGA